From Deinococcus sp. Marseille-Q6407, one genomic window encodes:
- the purK gene encoding 5-(carboxyamino)imidazole ribonucleotide synthase, giving the protein MKREGLTLGILGGGQLAQMLALDAIPLGVQVTVLEPAPDAGAALCARHIQAPYDDPAGLEVLAGCDAVTLEFENVPVAALEYLEGRVPVRPGAGLLAHSKHRAHEKAGLRAAGAGTAEFAVIEAESDLSGALERVGGQGILKTSELGYDGKGQRRVSSDAELRAAWEELGGVACVLEGLVPFAREVSLGVARTAAGDLAFGPLVENVHRSGILRTSLYLGGDQRAAQQARDIARRVAEAWELEGLMTLEFFELPGGELLVNEVAPRVHNSGHLTQDGGGLSQFGAQVRAVLGLPLSDWAPLLPTAMVNWVGVEDEAAQPDWDAVDALPGTHIHLYHKAWRPGRKLGHVNLTAPDSETLRARLTELERLIP; this is encoded by the coding sequence ATGAAGCGCGAAGGGCTGACCCTGGGCATTCTGGGCGGCGGGCAGCTGGCACAGATGCTGGCGCTGGACGCCATTCCGCTGGGTGTGCAGGTTACAGTGCTGGAACCGGCGCCGGATGCGGGCGCGGCGCTGTGTGCACGGCATATCCAGGCGCCTTACGACGACCCGGCGGGGCTGGAAGTGCTGGCCGGCTGTGACGCCGTGACGCTGGAATTCGAGAATGTGCCGGTGGCGGCGCTGGAATACCTAGAAGGCCGCGTGCCGGTGCGCCCCGGCGCGGGGCTGCTGGCCCATTCCAAGCACCGCGCCCACGAGAAAGCGGGCCTGCGGGCCGCCGGAGCCGGCACGGCCGAGTTTGCCGTGATTGAAGCCGAAAGTGACCTGTCCGGCGCGCTGGAACGGGTGGGTGGCCAGGGCATCCTCAAGACCTCCGAACTGGGTTACGACGGCAAAGGCCAGCGCCGGGTCAGCAGCGACGCCGAGCTGCGGGCCGCCTGGGAGGAGCTGGGCGGGGTGGCCTGCGTGCTGGAAGGCCTGGTGCCGTTTGCCCGTGAGGTGAGCCTGGGCGTGGCCCGCACCGCCGCTGGCGACTTGGCCTTCGGGCCGCTGGTGGAAAATGTGCACCGCAGCGGCATTCTGCGGACCTCGCTGTATCTGGGCGGCGACCAGCGAGCGGCGCAGCAGGCCCGCGACATTGCCCGGCGGGTGGCCGAAGCCTGGGAGCTGGAAGGGCTGATGACGCTGGAATTTTTCGAGTTGCCGGGCGGCGAGCTGCTGGTCAACGAGGTGGCCCCCCGCGTCCACAACTCCGGGCACCTGACCCAGGACGGCGGCGGCCTCAGTCAGTTCGGGGCGCAGGTGCGGGCGGTGCTGGGCTTGCCGCTCAGCGACTGGGCGCCGCTGCTGCCCACCGCCATGGTGAACTGGGTCGGCGTGGAAGATGAAGCCGCGCAGCCCGACTGGGACGCGGTAGACGCTCTGCCCGGCACCCACATCCACCTCTACCACAAGGCCTGGCGGCCGGGGCGCAAACTGGGCCATGTCAACCTGACCGCGCCCGACTCCGAAACCCTGCGGGCGCGCCTGACCGAGCTGGAACGGCTGATTCCTTAA
- the purE gene encoding 5-(carboxyamino)imidazole ribonucleotide mutase: MTAEASSPSPRVGVVMGSRSDFETMQPCLDLLAQLNIAYEVRVLSAHRTPHLLASYAARAERLNLACIIAGAGGAAHLPGMLAAFTRVPVLGVPVQSRALSGRDSLLSIVQMPAGVPVATFAIGQAGAKNAALFAAAMLATGDSAVRAALDSFRQAQTQAVLDDPYFGEHPQAGAE; the protein is encoded by the coding sequence ATGACCGCAGAAGCTTCTTCCCCGTCACCCCGGGTCGGCGTCGTGATGGGCAGCCGCTCGGATTTCGAAACCATGCAGCCCTGCTTGGACCTGCTGGCCCAGCTGAACATCGCTTACGAGGTGCGGGTGCTCTCGGCGCACCGCACGCCGCATCTGCTGGCCAGCTACGCCGCCCGCGCCGAGCGGCTGAACCTGGCCTGCATCATCGCGGGCGCGGGCGGCGCGGCGCACCTGCCGGGCATGCTGGCCGCCTTTACCCGGGTGCCGGTACTGGGCGTGCCGGTGCAGAGCCGGGCGCTGAGTGGCCGCGACAGCCTGCTCAGCATCGTGCAGATGCCGGCCGGGGTGCCGGTGGCGACCTTTGCCATCGGTCAGGCGGGCGCCAAGAATGCGGCGCTGTTTGCCGCCGCCATGCTGGCCACCGGCGACAGCGCCGTGCGGGCGGCGCTGGACAGCTTCCGCCAGGCCCAGACCCAGGCGGTGCTGGACGATCCCTATTTCGGGGAGCACCCCCAGGCAGGTGCCGAATGA
- a CDS encoding M20/M25/M40 family metallo-hydrolase — translation MLLSAADLLPDLLTLARLESPSNDPAAVAHVLDMVEGWARDLGGEVSQLSGGTRRLAFGVDGTRPPLLLLAHADTVWPHGTLEQMPLRTEGERLFGPGVYDMKAGLVGAVHALRQLRGQWPQGGVVLLVTPDEESGSVSSRAHIEAAARQARAALVPEPPVGEGSAGHAHALKTGRKGVIDAALTLTGRAAHAGNEPERGASAIAAAAELLPRIEAAARPELGTSVLVTRIAGGSAVNVVPAECRLELDVRVSQAGEDRRVLDELAALTPADPRVGAQWELAVNRPPFPRGEGTLALFAQAQAAAQELGFTLSETAVGGGSDGNFTAPLCPTLDGLGAPGDGAHAADEHIRLDLWPERVALLTELLRRV, via the coding sequence ATGCTCCTTTCTGCCGCCGACCTGCTGCCTGATCTGCTGACCCTGGCCCGCCTGGAATCTCCTTCCAACGACCCGGCTGCGGTGGCCCACGTGCTGGACATGGTGGAAGGCTGGGCCCGTGACCTGGGCGGCGAGGTGAGCCAGCTTTCCGGCGGCACCCGGCGGCTGGCTTTCGGGGTGGACGGCACCCGGCCCCCGCTGCTGCTGCTGGCCCATGCCGATACCGTCTGGCCGCACGGCACGCTGGAGCAAATGCCGCTGCGCACCGAGGGCGAGCGGCTGTTCGGGCCCGGCGTGTACGACATGAAGGCCGGACTGGTCGGCGCGGTGCATGCTCTGCGGCAGTTGCGGGGGCAATGGCCGCAGGGCGGCGTCGTGCTGCTGGTCACGCCGGATGAGGAGAGCGGCAGTGTCAGCAGCCGCGCCCATATCGAGGCGGCCGCCCGCCAGGCCCGCGCTGCGCTGGTGCCGGAGCCGCCGGTGGGGGAAGGGAGCGCCGGGCACGCCCACGCCCTGAAAACTGGCCGCAAGGGCGTGATTGACGCCGCCCTGACGTTGACTGGGCGTGCCGCTCACGCCGGCAACGAGCCGGAGCGGGGAGCCAGTGCTATTGCCGCTGCGGCGGAACTGCTGCCCCGCATCGAGGCGGCGGCGCGCCCTGAGCTGGGCACCAGTGTGCTGGTGACCCGGATTGCCGGCGGCAGCGCCGTGAACGTGGTCCCGGCCGAGTGCCGCCTGGAGCTGGACGTGCGGGTCTCACAGGCCGGTGAGGACCGGCGGGTGCTGGATGAGCTGGCCGCCCTGACTCCGGCCGACCCACGGGTGGGGGCGCAGTGGGAGCTGGCGGTGAACCGGCCGCCTTTTCCGCGCGGTGAGGGCACCCTGGCGCTGTTCGCACAGGCGCAGGCGGCCGCGCAGGAATTGGGCTTCACCCTCAGTGAGACAGCGGTGGGCGGCGGCAGCGACGGCAACTTCACCGCGCCGCTGTGCCCCACGCTGGACGGGCTGGGTGCCCCCGGCGACGGGGCCCACGCTGCCGACGAGCATATCCGGCTGGACCTGTGGCCGGAGCGGGTGGCCCTGCTAACTGAGCTGCTGCGGCGGGTGTAG
- a CDS encoding glutamate ligase domain-containing protein: protein MTPDPTYDWLFSRTRAAAGRERGPQAARELLDRLGAPDRRFRSLRVVGTNGKGSTCAMLEAGLLAAGVRTGRFTSPHLHRFEERIRIAGEELAPARTREFVAWAQREAPEFAFFDLTLGLAAQTFAESGVEVAVMEAGVGGLSDATQALENVDAVLLTNVGLDHTAALGDSIAQIAADKAGAALSGAPLLSTAVGGEAQAAVQAAAERSGALLYLPETHPDLFALPHAPALAGAHQRQNAALALAALRLLGYDDGLEAALGASWPGRLERFGCQGRTVLLDGAHNPAAAQALAASLPRADTLLFGGFARKDTAQTVAPLLPLASQLVWTAPDEEGEVADPQALAARYGGEAQPNPRQALDRALALTPAGGTLLVTGSLYLVGLLRETLLQAGAGIQVG from the coding sequence ATGACGCCCGACCCCACATATGACTGGCTCTTTTCCCGCACCCGCGCCGCTGCTGGCCGGGAGCGCGGTCCCCAGGCGGCCCGTGAGCTATTGGACCGGCTGGGCGCCCCGGACCGCCGCTTTCGCTCGCTGCGGGTGGTGGGCACCAACGGCAAGGGCAGCACCTGCGCCATGCTGGAAGCCGGGCTGCTGGCGGCCGGCGTGCGGACCGGGCGCTTTACCAGCCCGCACCTGCACCGCTTTGAAGAACGCATCCGGATTGCCGGCGAGGAGCTGGCCCCAGCCCGCACCCGCGAGTTCGTGGCCTGGGCGCAGCGGGAAGCGCCCGAGTTCGCCTTTTTCGACCTGACCCTGGGGCTGGCGGCCCAGACTTTTGCCGAAAGCGGGGTGGAAGTGGCGGTGATGGAAGCCGGTGTGGGCGGCCTGAGCGACGCGACCCAGGCACTGGAGAATGTGGACGCCGTGCTGCTGACCAATGTGGGTCTGGACCACACTGCCGCACTGGGAGACAGCATCGCCCAGATTGCCGCCGACAAGGCCGGCGCCGCCCTGTCAGGGGCGCCGCTGCTCAGCACGGCGGTAGGCGGTGAAGCGCAGGCGGCGGTGCAGGCGGCAGCGGAGAGGAGCGGTGCGCTGCTTTACCTGCCTGAAACCCACCCGGACCTGTTCGCCTTGCCGCACGCACCCGCTCTGGCCGGCGCCCATCAGCGGCAGAACGCTGCGCTGGCCCTGGCGGCCCTGCGCCTGCTGGGCTATGACGACGGCCTGGAAGCGGCGCTGGGAGCATCCTGGCCCGGACGGCTGGAACGCTTTGGCTGCCAGGGCCGAACCGTGCTGCTGGACGGCGCCCACAACCCGGCTGCCGCTCAGGCACTGGCCGCCAGCCTGCCCCGGGCCGATACCCTGCTGTTTGGCGGGTTCGCCCGCAAAGACACCGCCCAGACGGTGGCGCCGCTGCTGCCGCTGGCCTCGCAGTTGGTCTGGACCGCCCCGGACGAAGAGGGTGAGGTGGCGGACCCGCAGGCGCTGGCCGCGCGCTATGGCGGTGAAGCCCAGCCCAACCCACGGCAGGCGCTGGACCGCGCCCTGGCCCTGACACCAGCGGGCGGCACCCTATTGGTCACCGGCAGCCTTTATCTGGTGGGTCTGCTCCGTGAAACACTGCTGCAGGCGGGCGCGGGAATACAGGTGGGCTGA
- a CDS encoding metal-dependent transcriptional regulator yields the protein MRRSASASSALSPSAGDYLKQLYVLGQEGRVSTQALAAALQVAPASVTGMLHKLTERGLVLHAPYRGAQLTPEGERAALKLLRQHRLLELFLQRSLGVPLEELHEEAEALEHALSERLEARIAAWLGDPSFDPHGDPIPSPAGDLPLRAERSLTTLQVGEQARVSRVPDQDAEELRRLVESGLRPEAELELTALDRDAGTLDLQIAPPSGSQSTVWTPLSLPLSVAAQIQVHGEGPLAADGGLPESD from the coding sequence ATGCGCCGGTCCGCCTCCGCTTCCTCCGCCCTCTCGCCCTCGGCGGGAGATTACCTCAAGCAGCTGTATGTGCTGGGGCAGGAGGGCCGGGTGTCCACCCAGGCGCTGGCGGCGGCGCTGCAGGTGGCCCCCGCCAGCGTGACCGGCATGCTGCACAAGCTGACCGAGCGGGGGCTGGTGCTGCACGCGCCCTACCGCGGCGCGCAGCTGACCCCCGAAGGTGAGCGGGCCGCACTGAAACTGCTGCGCCAGCACCGACTGCTGGAGCTGTTCTTGCAGCGGTCGCTGGGGGTGCCGCTGGAAGAACTGCACGAGGAAGCCGAAGCGCTGGAACACGCCCTCTCGGAGCGGCTGGAAGCCCGCATCGCCGCCTGGCTGGGCGACCCCAGTTTCGACCCGCACGGTGACCCGATTCCCAGCCCGGCCGGCGACCTGCCGCTGCGGGCCGAGCGCAGCCTGACCACCTTGCAGGTGGGCGAACAGGCGCGGGTTTCGCGGGTGCCCGACCAAGACGCCGAGGAACTGCGCCGGCTGGTGGAATCCGGCCTGCGCCCTGAAGCCGAGCTGGAACTGACCGCGCTAGACAGAGACGCCGGCACGCTGGACCTGCAGATTGCCCCGCCCAGCGGCAGCCAAAGCACCGTCTGGACCCCGCTCAGCCTGCCGCTCAGCGTGGCCGCGCAGATTCAGGTTCACGGTGAGGGGCCGCTGGCCGCCGACGGGGGTCTGCCCGAGAGCGATTAA
- a CDS encoding metallophosphoesterase, which yields MRKFIVIGDVHADFRALWGALRAAGCVLPDGRPTPPVRSGLYQVVLLGDLVHPKSQLAYEQLTGAPYDRHDPACLAQAAQAQIDGLRAVQAYQAQAPGAVHIILGNHDDVLVQPRFVLGTGGGLKHTEFDPQHGGVPLPADLSAWVTTFLRELRVGQVQFAHVGPLPAHACYDEWFYSDASSRRWFLDTPEYVAMAGLAFGVYGHTPMERGIMVHEGHRFALADALHRREYLELMLDPGREDPLHNWRVVQF from the coding sequence CTGCGTAAATTCATCGTGATCGGCGATGTCCATGCCGATTTCAGGGCCCTTTGGGGGGCCCTGCGGGCCGCCGGCTGCGTGTTGCCCGACGGCCGGCCCACCCCACCGGTCCGCAGTGGGCTGTATCAGGTGGTGCTGCTGGGCGACCTGGTTCACCCCAAAAGCCAGCTGGCCTACGAGCAGCTGACCGGCGCCCCTTACGACCGCCATGACCCGGCCTGTCTGGCGCAGGCGGCGCAGGCTCAGATAGACGGCTTGCGGGCGGTGCAGGCTTATCAGGCGCAGGCTCCCGGCGCTGTGCATATCATTCTGGGCAACCATGACGATGTGCTGGTGCAGCCCCGCTTCGTGCTGGGGACTGGCGGCGGCCTCAAGCACACCGAGTTCGACCCGCAGCACGGCGGCGTGCCGCTGCCGGCCGACCTGAGCGCCTGGGTCACGACCTTTCTGCGCGAGCTGCGGGTGGGGCAGGTGCAGTTCGCCCACGTGGGGCCGCTGCCGGCGCACGCCTGCTACGACGAGTGGTTTTACAGTGACGCCTCCAGCCGGCGCTGGTTTCTGGACACACCCGAATACGTGGCGATGGCTGGACTGGCCTTCGGGGTCTACGGGCACACGCCGATGGAGCGCGGCATCATGGTGCACGAGGGGCACCGCTTCGCACTGGCCGACGCCCTGCACCGCCGCGAATATCTGGAACTGATGCTGGACCCCGGCCGCGAGGACCCGCTGCACAACTGGCGGGTGGTGCAGTTCTGA
- a CDS encoding single-stranded DNA-binding protein, translating into MNQERRARLDGVREALRVSMTAWATLEVRGDQARVVPAPQLEVLVGQLDRAEGGEWTLHWACDGMQPPVVRARLGAAGLEREGLATGLTLEDARLAALADVARLYGISVPGEGHWVDYDPEEGADTTLLEAETEAAPPAPRPSLPPEPPRDPQMEKARGHIDDLIAQLRAAGHGKDIAPILMRGYGSTLEESRQIYKELQAVLREA; encoded by the coding sequence ATGAATCAGGAACGGCGGGCCAGGCTGGACGGGGTCAGGGAAGCGCTGCGGGTCAGTATGACGGCCTGGGCCACCCTGGAGGTGCGCGGCGATCAGGCGCGGGTGGTGCCGGCGCCGCAGCTGGAAGTGCTGGTGGGCCAGCTGGACCGGGCCGAGGGCGGCGAATGGACCCTGCACTGGGCCTGTGACGGCATGCAGCCGCCGGTGGTGCGGGCGCGGCTCGGCGCAGCGGGGCTGGAGCGCGAGGGCCTGGCGACCGGCCTGACCCTGGAAGACGCCCGGCTGGCCGCCCTGGCCGATGTGGCGCGGCTGTACGGCATCAGCGTGCCGGGTGAAGGCCACTGGGTGGACTACGACCCCGAAGAAGGCGCCGACACCACCCTGCTGGAAGCGGAAACCGAGGCGGCGCCGCCCGCCCCCCGCCCCAGCCTGCCGCCTGAGCCGCCCCGTGACCCCCAGATGGAAAAGGCCCGTGGGCATATCGACGACCTGATCGCGCAGCTGCGTGCGGCCGGGCACGGCAAGGACATCGCGCCCATCTTGATGCGCGGGTACGGCAGCACCCTGGAAGAAAGCCGGCAGATCTACAAGGAGTTGCAGGCAGTCCTGCGGGAAGCCTGA
- the apaG gene encoding Co2+/Mg2+ efflux protein ApaG gives MPAATDPLPPPSLPARVRVSVEAYHLPQHSQPGAQCFAYVVRLENEDEQTWKLLRRRWQIVDSQGRCTEVEGEGVVGQQPLLTPGTLFMYDSFVTVDSPAALMSGHYTLENAWGEQCRVAIPEFQLTIGKERLLN, from the coding sequence ATGCCAGCCGCCACGGATCCGCTTCCCCCGCCTTCCTTGCCGGCCCGGGTCAGGGTCAGCGTGGAAGCCTATCATCTGCCGCAGCACAGTCAGCCGGGCGCCCAGTGCTTTGCCTACGTGGTGCGGCTGGAAAACGAGGACGAGCAGACCTGGAAGCTGCTGCGCCGCCGCTGGCAGATCGTGGACAGCCAGGGCCGCTGCACCGAGGTTGAGGGCGAAGGGGTGGTGGGCCAGCAGCCGCTGCTGACCCCCGGCACCCTTTTCATGTACGACTCGTTTGTGACGGTGGACAGCCCCGCTGCCCTGATGTCGGGCCACTACACCCTGGAAAATGCCTGGGGCGAGCAGTGCCGGGTCGCCATTCCGGAATTTCAGCTCACCATAGGCAAAGAACGCCTGCTGAACTGA
- a CDS encoding M20/M25/M40 family metallo-hydrolase — translation MTLKETAIKHQEFLFDLLRAAGPSGAERRPADVWKKEAASFARVSEDHYGNVYAEIGPEGAPAVVMMGHLDEIGLIVSHVTDEGFIYFLPVGGWDPQVLVGQRIRLLAPGGDLIGVIGKKAIHVMSAEEREKASKLEDLWVDIGLDGHDVKAAVPVGTYGVIEQGPLQVGKRIVARALDNRAGSFAVLEALRKVHEGGQELRHRVIAIGNSQEEIGTFGAVLSAFKTRPVAGIAVDVTHETTQVGVEAKKYGVSPFGSGASLAVGPMSSPVVNRQLMDVAGKKGIPYTLSATGRYTFTDGDALTMSREGVPSAVLSIPNRYMHSPSEMIDGRDLQAVIDLLAAWVESLEEGTEYLR, via the coding sequence ATGACCCTTAAAGAAACTGCCATTAAACACCAGGAGTTCCTGTTTGATCTGCTGCGTGCCGCTGGTCCCAGCGGTGCCGAGCGCCGCCCCGCCGACGTCTGGAAAAAGGAAGCCGCCAGCTTCGCCCGCGTGAGCGAGGACCACTACGGCAACGTCTATGCCGAAATCGGTCCCGAAGGCGCACCTGCCGTGGTGATGATGGGTCACCTGGACGAAATCGGCCTGATCGTCTCGCACGTGACCGACGAAGGTTTTATCTACTTTCTGCCGGTCGGCGGCTGGGATCCCCAGGTGCTGGTAGGTCAGCGCATCCGCCTGCTGGCGCCAGGCGGCGACCTGATCGGCGTGATCGGCAAGAAGGCCATTCACGTGATGTCGGCCGAGGAACGCGAGAAGGCCAGCAAGCTGGAAGACCTCTGGGTGGACATCGGCCTGGACGGCCATGACGTGAAGGCCGCGGTGCCGGTGGGCACTTACGGCGTGATCGAACAGGGCCCGCTGCAGGTGGGCAAGCGCATCGTGGCACGCGCGCTGGACAACCGCGCCGGCTCCTTCGCGGTGCTCGAAGCGCTGCGGAAAGTGCACGAAGGCGGCCAGGAACTCAGGCACCGGGTCATCGCCATCGGCAACAGCCAGGAAGAAATCGGCACCTTCGGGGCCGTGCTCAGCGCCTTCAAGACCCGCCCGGTCGCCGGCATCGCGGTGGACGTGACGCACGAAACCACCCAGGTGGGCGTGGAAGCCAAGAAGTACGGCGTCAGCCCCTTCGGTTCCGGCGCCAGCCTGGCCGTGGGCCCGATGAGCAGCCCGGTGGTCAACCGTCAGCTGATGGACGTGGCCGGCAAGAAGGGCATTCCCTACACCCTGAGCGCCACCGGCCGCTACACCTTCACCGACGGTGACGCCCTGACCATGAGCCGCGAAGGCGTGCCCAGCGCCGTGCTGAGCATTCCCAACCGCTACATGCACTCGCCCAGCGAAATGATCGACGGCCGCGACCTGCAGGCCGTGATCGACCTGCTGGCCGCCTGGGTAGAAAGCCTGGAAGAAGGCACCGAGTACCTGCGCTGA
- a CDS encoding serine hydrolase → MNPAEFQRALAASGFAGTVGLLIQDEAGRELCSLNADQVFPAASLIKLPLLVLGLQAAQRGEVLLQERLPLPAHERAPGAGVLHELDAGLALSWRDLLTLMIIVSDNTAANLVIERLGLERVQATLPRLGLTSTRLVGKLQQPPERQNAAQRRGERNATTPRDQLRLLGALRRGELLNPAHTALALDILGRQQLRDLIGRRVPCGPGGLPLYQVLSKSGELTGVHHDAGWLLTPRPLAVACLSQGGEDPREHPENRDVLRLAEALWPVLAQLGEVPLPAADP, encoded by the coding sequence GTGAATCCAGCCGAATTCCAACGTGCCCTGGCCGCCAGCGGGTTTGCCGGCACAGTGGGCCTGCTGATTCAGGATGAAGCGGGCCGCGAGCTGTGTAGCCTGAACGCGGATCAGGTGTTTCCGGCGGCCAGCCTGATCAAGCTGCCGCTGCTGGTGCTGGGTTTGCAGGCCGCCCAGCGCGGTGAGGTGCTTTTGCAGGAGCGTCTGCCTCTGCCGGCCCACGAGCGGGCGCCCGGCGCTGGCGTGCTGCACGAGCTGGACGCCGGTCTGGCCCTCAGCTGGCGCGACCTGCTGACCCTGATGATCATCGTCAGCGACAATACTGCTGCCAATCTGGTAATCGAGCGGCTGGGATTAGAGCGGGTGCAGGCTACCCTACCCCGCCTGGGCCTGACCAGCACCCGGCTGGTGGGCAAATTACAGCAACCCCCGGAGCGGCAGAACGCGGCCCAGCGGCGCGGCGAGCGCAACGCCACCACCCCCCGCGACCAGCTGCGGCTCTTGGGGGCGCTGCGGCGCGGCGAGTTGCTCAACCCGGCGCACACCGCCCTGGCGCTGGATATTCTGGGCCGCCAGCAACTGCGCGATCTGATCGGGCGGCGAGTGCCGTGTGGCCCAGGTGGCCTGCCGCTTTACCAGGTGCTCAGCAAAAGCGGCGAGCTGACAGGGGTGCACCACGACGCCGGCTGGCTGCTGACCCCGCGCCCGCTGGCCGTGGCCTGTCTCAGCCAGGGCGGCGAGGATCCGCGCGAGCATCCCGAAAACCGCGACGTGCTGCGGCTGGCAGAGGCGCTGTGGCCGGTGCTGGCGCAGCTGGGCGAGGTGCCCCTGCCGGCCGCTGACCCCTGA
- a CDS encoding GNAT family N-acetyltransferase, giving the protein MLLDSGSGRPVGLLWYAEQNGGWFIYDFAVQPQFQGQGYGRQALETLQAAAQAQGVPHIGLHVFGHNRRARELYRRAGFQEVSVLMRLDVPPADGEAPEEEWLDEVDERARVVGRVERQDHWNAPRPGRYVRVINAFVVNRAGQLWIPRRTRSKRSFPGCLDMSVGGHVGAGESYEAAFRRETREELNWDTDRLAWEDLGLFSPMEAPLSAFMHVYVIRSEEAPPYNPADFSGAEWLTPDELLARIAAGDPAKGDLRELAELCRGRLR; this is encoded by the coding sequence ATGCTGCTGGACAGCGGCAGTGGGCGGCCGGTGGGCCTGCTGTGGTACGCCGAGCAGAACGGCGGATGGTTCATCTACGACTTCGCGGTGCAGCCGCAGTTTCAGGGCCAGGGATACGGCCGGCAGGCGCTGGAGACTCTACAGGCCGCTGCCCAGGCGCAGGGAGTGCCACACATCGGGCTGCATGTGTTCGGCCACAACCGGCGGGCCCGCGAACTGTACCGCCGGGCCGGCTTTCAGGAGGTCAGCGTGCTGATGCGGCTGGATGTGCCGCCGGCTGATGGGGAAGCGCCAGAGGAAGAATGGCTGGACGAGGTGGACGAGCGCGCCCGGGTGGTGGGCCGGGTAGAGCGCCAAGATCACTGGAATGCGCCGCGCCCAGGCCGCTACGTGCGGGTCATCAACGCTTTTGTGGTGAACCGGGCCGGGCAGCTGTGGATTCCCCGGCGCACCCGGAGCAAGCGGTCCTTTCCCGGCTGCTTGGACATGAGCGTGGGCGGCCACGTGGGCGCCGGCGAGAGTTACGAGGCCGCCTTTCGCCGCGAAACCCGCGAGGAACTGAACTGGGACACGGACCGGCTGGCCTGGGAGGACCTGGGCCTGTTCTCGCCGATGGAGGCTCCGCTCAGCGCCTTTATGCACGTCTATGTGATTCGCAGTGAGGAGGCCCCGCCCTACAACCCGGCCGACTTCAGCGGCGCCGAGTGGCTGACCCCGGATGAGCTGCTGGCCCGGATTGCGGCAGGCGACCCGGCCAAGGGCGACCTGCGCGAGCTGGCCGAGCTGTGCCGCGGGCGGCTGCGGTGA